A single window of Candidatus Poribacteria bacterium DNA harbors:
- a CDS encoding phytanoyl-CoA dioxygenase family protein, translated as MTQSLNSRSPTADEVLQNHLQNLEENGFTIASNVLTEDELLFLRGALDSIYATFDPERDGLRKVEGYRFASNLVNKGRFFESIFLRSPVYDLVRHLLGEDCILSSLNSLEPLKNQGSQGLHRDGSPAPDSGPIVANSLWAIDDMNKANGATRLIPGSHQTDEPPPDDEAGVVYAEIPAGSVVITNAHILHGASANPSGHRRRVMHGYFTRRGLPQQLEQRKYLSPEVQARLSPLARKVLALDGD; from the coding sequence ATGACGCAATCCCTCAACAGTAGATCTCCGACAGCCGATGAAGTTCTCCAGAACCACCTCCAGAATCTGGAGGAGAATGGATTTACCATAGCCTCAAATGTTCTGACCGAAGATGAACTTCTCTTTCTTCGGGGGGCGCTAGATAGCATCTACGCAACCTTCGATCCTGAACGAGACGGACTTCGGAAGGTTGAAGGCTACCGTTTTGCCTCTAACCTTGTAAACAAGGGGCGGTTCTTTGAGTCGATATTTTTGCGAAGTCCGGTCTATGACCTCGTCCGCCATCTGCTCGGGGAAGATTGCATTCTTTCTAGCCTCAATTCCCTTGAACCGTTGAAGAATCAAGGCAGCCAGGGTCTCCACCGCGATGGATCACCTGCACCCGATTCGGGCCCCATCGTTGCCAATTCACTGTGGGCAATTGACGATATGAACAAAGCTAATGGTGCGACCCGGCTGATTCCCGGCAGCCATCAGACCGATGAACCGCCACCCGACGACGAGGCGGGTGTGGTCTATGCTGAAATCCCTGCCGGTAGTGTCGTCATCACTAACGCGCATATCCTTCATGGGGCATCTGCCAATCCATCGGGTCATCGACGGCGGGTTATGCACGGCTATTTCACGCGGCGTGGATTGCCACAGCAGCTTGAACAGAGGAAATATCTGTCGCCCGAGGTCCAAGCTCGACTATCCCCGCTTGCTCGCAAGGTCTTAGCGTTGGATGGTGATTAA
- a CDS encoding phytanoyl-CoA dioxygenase family protein — protein sequence MVTDLEIYLFDLRGYIVLPNALTPEEVAELNECLDAIPPLEAGEWYGYVHAHRYGTTDGFNLQQIYEAGEPFERLIDHPSWIDKVKHFVGGEGSFDYHHGPLFIDENFATFRGPGEAIGLHSGGYPPIHRNQFRYHNGRFMCGQIDILIALTDFGPGDGGTMIIPGSHKSNFRHPHYDKHRMAVGATVEGIEGAVEIHIKAGDALLFVDGAAHGSAKRENPGIRRTIVYRYGPSWGNFRYGYQPSPELLERLTPERRQIVQPLELIPREPNKIISDS from the coding sequence ATGGTCACCGATCTTGAAATCTATTTGTTTGACTTACGCGGCTATATCGTTTTGCCAAATGCTTTAACCCCCGAAGAGGTCGCAGAACTCAACGAATGTCTTGATGCGATACCACCGTTGGAGGCGGGTGAATGGTACGGTTATGTTCACGCGCACCGGTATGGCACGACCGACGGTTTCAATCTACAGCAGATTTACGAAGCGGGCGAACCCTTTGAGAGGTTGATTGATCACCCTTCATGGATTGACAAGGTGAAACACTTTGTCGGAGGGGAGGGCAGCTTTGATTACCACCACGGTCCCCTGTTTATAGATGAGAACTTTGCTACCTTCCGTGGTCCGGGAGAAGCTATTGGATTGCACTCAGGGGGATACCCACCCATCCATCGAAACCAATTCCGGTATCACAACGGTCGCTTCATGTGCGGACAGATTGATATTCTCATTGCACTGACGGACTTTGGACCCGGTGACGGTGGCACAATGATTATCCCCGGCAGTCATAAATCCAACTTCAGACATCCGCACTACGACAAACACAGAATGGCAGTGGGAGCGACGGTCGAAGGGATTGAAGGGGCCGTTGAAATCCACATCAAAGCGGGCGACGCGCTACTTTTCGTTGATGGGGCAGCACACGGTTCAGCGAAACGGGAGAATCCTGGTATCCGCCGAACTATCGTTTATCGCTATGGACCTTCTTGGGGCAATTTCCGATACGGTTATCAGCCCTCACCGGAACTGTTGGAACGCTTGACCCCTGAACGCCGGCA